CCACGAGTCCCCGAAACCGCAGGTGCAAGCATGATGACTCACCGCCAAATTTTCAACAAAGTGTGCGACTTCATCGACGGCGAGCTGGATGAAGCGACTTGCGAAGAGCTGAAGAAGCACCTCGCCGCCTGCCCGCGCTGCCGCATATACGTGGATTCCGTGCGCAAAACGATTCTGCTCTATCAAGTGAAAGAAGCGCCCAGGAAAATGCCGGCGGCCTCGCGCCGGCGCCTGTACGCCACGATTGCCTTGAAAGTGAAGCGCAAGAAAAAATCTTCTCCGCCGAAGAAATCAAAAAATGATTCGGCGTTAAAAATACTTTCTCTCACTCGCCGCGCCGGTTAACTTCTGCGTTACCGCGTCACCATCATCTTCATCACCCGCGCATAATCCCCGGCCTGCAAGCGGTAAAGATAAACCCCGGCCGGCACCAATTTCCCGGCGCTGTTTTTGCCATTCCAGGTTACGTGATAATAACCCGGCGGCTGCGGCGCGTTGACCAGCGTGATCATCTCGCGGCCCAGCACGTCAAAAATTTGGAGCGTCACCAGTGTCTCCTTCGGCAATTGATAGCTGATCGTGGTCTCAGCATATTTTGCCGCGTTCGCCAATGCGGAGGCCCGCAGGGGATTCGGATAGTTTTGCTCGAGGCGATATTCGCT
This genomic stretch from candidate division KSB1 bacterium harbors:
- a CDS encoding zf-HC2 domain-containing protein codes for the protein MMTHRQIFNKVCDFIDGELDEATCEELKKHLAACPRCRIYVDSVRKTILLYQVKEAPRKMPAASRRRLYATIALKVKRKKKSSPPKKSKNDSALKILSLTRRAG